From Pseudonocardia autotrophica, one genomic window encodes:
- a CDS encoding MaoC/PaaZ C-terminal domain-containing protein, which yields MSVETATPLDVDALEALELPERFQDYTEQTSALYALGIGFGADPLDPQELRYVYEKDMRTVPTMAAVLCHPGRWAADPRTGITTAKVVHGEQRTTVHAPLPAAGRVRGTARIAGVEDKGPGRGALVHLERTLHDAATGTPLVTILHTSFCRADGGAGRGFGIRPQRAAVPDRAPDAVAVEHVRPDAALLYRLNADLNPLHVDPDVARAAGFDRPILHGMCTYGLALHAITRTVLGGDVTPLRSFDARFSGTVLPGETLAVEIWREPGALAFRARVPARNTIVLDNGRAEVSDD from the coding sequence GTGAGCGTCGAGACCGCTACCCCGCTCGACGTCGACGCGCTCGAGGCACTGGAGCTCCCCGAGCGCTTCCAGGACTACACCGAGCAGACCTCGGCGCTGTACGCGCTCGGCATCGGCTTCGGGGCGGACCCGCTCGACCCGCAGGAGCTGCGCTACGTCTACGAGAAGGACATGCGGACCGTCCCGACGATGGCCGCGGTCCTGTGCCACCCCGGCCGGTGGGCCGCCGACCCGCGCACGGGCATCACCACCGCCAAGGTGGTGCACGGCGAGCAACGCACCACGGTGCACGCCCCGCTCCCGGCCGCCGGCCGGGTCCGGGGGACCGCCCGGATCGCGGGGGTCGAGGACAAGGGACCGGGCCGCGGCGCGCTCGTCCACCTCGAACGGACCCTGCACGACGCCGCGACCGGCACCCCGTTGGTCACGATCCTGCACACCTCATTCTGCCGCGCCGACGGCGGCGCGGGCCGGGGCTTCGGGATCCGGCCGCAGCGGGCCGCGGTCCCCGACCGTGCCCCGGATGCCGTCGCGGTCGAGCACGTGCGGCCGGACGCCGCGCTGCTCTACCGGCTCAACGCCGACCTCAACCCGCTGCACGTCGACCCGGACGTCGCGCGCGCCGCGGGGTTCGACCGCCCGATCCTGCACGGCATGTGCACCTACGGGCTGGCCCTGCACGCGATCACCCGGACGGTCCTCGGCGGCGACGTCACCCCGCTGCGCTCCTTCGACGCCCGCTTCAGCGGGACCGTCCTGCCCGGCGAGACGCTGGCGGTGGAGATCTGGCGCGAGCCCGGAGCGCTCGCCTTCCGGGCCCGGGTCCCCGCCCGCAACACGATCGTGCTCGACAACGGACGCGCGGAGGTTTCCGATGACTGA
- a CDS encoding SDR family oxidoreductase, whose amino-acid sequence MGLLDDKVVVVTGAGGGIGEAVAVGLAAEGAAVVVNDVGASLRGEGTDTSPADAVVARIREQGGRAVSNSDSVAEADSAQRIVDTAVTEFGRLDGVVNSAGILRDTIFHKMDVADFRSVLDVHLFGAFHVSRAAAPIFREQNGGSLVHMTSTSGLIGALGQANYAAAKMGIVGLSRSIALDMQRYGVRSNCIAPHAFSRMIESVPGANEEERAAALEKRRRVTRPDQIAPLVAFLCSDAASGVSGQIFGARGNEIYLYDQPRPVRTLHNGDEWTPKSLADVLPGAFGPSLTPLERTKDVFGWEPM is encoded by the coding sequence ATGGGACTTCTCGACGACAAGGTGGTCGTGGTCACCGGAGCCGGCGGCGGCATCGGTGAGGCCGTGGCCGTGGGCCTCGCGGCCGAGGGCGCGGCGGTGGTGGTGAACGACGTCGGCGCCAGCCTGCGCGGCGAGGGCACCGACACCTCGCCCGCCGACGCCGTGGTCGCCCGGATCCGGGAGCAGGGCGGCCGGGCGGTGTCCAACTCGGACAGCGTGGCCGAGGCCGACTCCGCCCAGCGGATCGTCGACACCGCGGTGACCGAGTTCGGCCGGCTCGACGGTGTGGTCAACAGCGCGGGCATCCTGCGCGACACCATCTTCCACAAGATGGACGTCGCCGATTTCCGCTCCGTCCTCGATGTGCACCTGTTCGGCGCGTTCCACGTCAGCCGGGCGGCCGCTCCGATCTTCCGGGAGCAGAACGGCGGCTCGCTGGTGCACATGACGTCGACCTCCGGGTTGATCGGCGCGCTCGGCCAGGCGAACTACGCGGCCGCGAAGATGGGCATCGTCGGACTCTCCCGGTCCATCGCGCTGGACATGCAGCGCTACGGCGTGCGGTCGAACTGCATCGCCCCGCACGCGTTCAGCCGCATGATCGAGAGCGTCCCCGGCGCCAACGAGGAGGAGCGGGCGGCCGCGCTGGAGAAGCGCCGCCGGGTCACCCGCCCCGACCAGATCGCGCCACTCGTGGCGTTCCTCTGCTCGGACGCGGCGAGCGGTGTGAGCGGGCAGATCTTCGGGGCCCGCGGCAACGAGATCTACCTCTACGACCAGCCCCGCCCGGTCCGCACCCTGCACAACGGCGACGAGTGGACCCCGAAGAGCCTGGCCGATGTCCTGCCCGGCGCGTTCGGGCCGAGCCTCACCCCGCTGGAGCGGACCAAGGACGTGTTCGGCTGGGAGCCGATGTGA
- a CDS encoding acetyl-CoA acetyltransferase has translation MSGTRGSVAIAGVAESDLGKVAPGLTPTDLMAQGVLRALDDCGLRLADVDGLFAAATQVRMPTLALAEYLGVRPRYSDSSYLGGASFPSLLAHAQQAIEAGMCEVAVIAYGSTARSDRGKFSTQRDVVPYEDPYRPRLPVTGYALAAARHMHEFGTRREDLAEIAVAAREWARLNPKAWSRDPLTVDDVLASKPVSSPLTVRDCCLVTDGGGALVVVGAERAADLRRRPVYVLGTGEAQEHQAISTMPDLTETAAARSGAQAYAMAGVRPSDIDVAQLYDAFTITTLLFLEDLGFCPKGSGGEFVRDGGIAPGGRLPVNTGGGGLSYCHPGMFGLLLMIEAVRQLRGECGERQVGGAELAVAHANGGVLAAQTTTVLGTSRD, from the coding sequence GTGAGCGGCACGCGGGGGTCGGTGGCGATCGCCGGGGTCGCCGAGTCGGACCTGGGGAAGGTCGCACCCGGGCTCACCCCGACCGACCTGATGGCGCAGGGCGTCCTGCGCGCCCTGGACGACTGCGGTCTGCGCCTGGCCGACGTCGACGGGCTGTTCGCCGCCGCGACCCAGGTACGGATGCCGACCCTGGCACTCGCCGAGTACCTCGGGGTGCGGCCGCGCTACAGCGACTCCAGCTATCTCGGCGGCGCGTCGTTCCCGTCGCTCCTCGCGCATGCGCAGCAGGCGATCGAGGCGGGCATGTGCGAGGTGGCGGTGATCGCCTACGGCTCGACCGCGCGCTCGGACCGCGGGAAGTTCAGCACCCAGCGCGACGTCGTCCCGTACGAGGACCCCTACCGGCCGCGGCTGCCGGTGACCGGGTACGCGCTGGCCGCGGCCCGGCACATGCACGAGTTCGGCACCCGCCGTGAGGACCTCGCCGAGATCGCCGTCGCCGCCCGCGAGTGGGCCCGGCTCAACCCGAAGGCGTGGAGCCGGGACCCGCTCACGGTGGACGACGTGCTGGCGTCGAAGCCGGTGAGCTCGCCGCTGACCGTGCGCGACTGCTGCCTGGTCACCGACGGCGGGGGAGCGCTGGTGGTGGTCGGCGCCGAGCGGGCGGCCGACCTGCGCCGGCGGCCGGTCTACGTGCTCGGCACCGGCGAGGCCCAGGAACACCAGGCCATCTCCACCATGCCCGACCTCACCGAGACCGCGGCCGCACGGTCCGGGGCGCAGGCCTACGCAATGGCCGGGGTCCGGCCGTCGGACATCGATGTCGCCCAGCTCTACGACGCGTTCACGATCACCACCCTGCTGTTCCTCGAGGACCTCGGGTTCTGCCCGAAGGGGTCGGGCGGGGAGTTCGTGCGGGACGGGGGGATCGCCCCGGGTGGGCGGCTGCCGGTCAACACCGGCGGCGGCGGGCTCTCCTACTGCCATCCCGGGATGTTCGGCCTGCTGCTGATGATCGAGGCGGTCCGGCAGCTCCGCGGCGAGTGCGGCGAACGACAGGTGGGCGGCGCCGAGCTGGCGGTCGCCCATGCCAACGGCGGCGTGCTCGCCGCCCAGACGACAACGGTCCTCGGCACCTCCCGGGACTGA
- a CDS encoding Zn-ribbon domain-containing OB-fold protein translates to MEHQELHEPATVSPLETYRQYARQGRLAYQYSPAAGAPVFYPRLVCPTTGSTELEWRVSSGAGVVYSTTTVADPAGAYDVSLIELEEGFRMMSRVVGVEPDEVRIGMAVQVAFDEHPDAPLAVFEARP, encoded by the coding sequence GTGGAACACCAGGAACTGCACGAGCCCGCCACCGTCTCTCCACTGGAGACGTACCGGCAGTACGCCCGGCAGGGCCGGCTCGCCTACCAGTACAGCCCGGCGGCCGGGGCGCCCGTGTTCTACCCGCGGCTGGTCTGCCCGACGACCGGCAGCACCGAGCTGGAGTGGCGGGTCAGCTCCGGCGCCGGCGTCGTGTACTCGACGACGACCGTCGCGGACCCCGCCGGCGCGTACGACGTCTCCCTGATCGAGCTCGAGGAGGGCTTCCGGATGATGAGCCGGGTCGTCGGCGTCGAACCGGACGAGGTGCGGATCGGGATGGCCGTCCAGGTCGCATTCGACGAACACCCGGATGCTCCGCTCGCGGTCTTCGAGGCCCGGCCGTGA